attttaaaaagatTTGCAAGGAGATGGAAGCTTCTAATTCTACAAATATTAATCAAGAAGGTTCTACTGCTGTTCTTCTTGCATCATGTGTGGAAATCACTTTATGTCTACTCGGAACTCTGGGCAACTCTCTGACAATCCTCGTGGTGTTCAGGAACAAATCACTGCAAGTGGTTTCCAACTTTCTATTGGCCTCTCTCGCCTTTGCAGATCTGTTGGTTAGCGCAATCCTAGTTCCTATGCGAGCATCACAGCATATGGCCTTGTACAACGGCGGTACCAGCATACCAAAGGCGCTCGTTGAAATTGCTGGTTTCGTCGGCAGGGCGAACATTATCGCATCAATTTCCAGCCTAGCTGCGATGAGCATTGACCGCTACGTGGCTCTGTCGCACCCGATGCTTTATCTCTCGTCAGTGAAGTTTGCAAACGGGAAGGTTTCAATAGTAATCGCACTAATATGGGCCGTGTCTATATTTGTTACCTGCGTACCAAAATTTCCCGGTGTGAGTGACGTGGCATTTCTAGTGTTCTTCGTGGCGTTTGTCCTGCTCGTAACGTCGATCATTGTGGTCACATACTATAAAATTTTCAAGATTGTCCGTAAGTCGATCTTAAAACAGCGCGCGGGCGGCAAGATGGCTAACAATGTGGTACGACTTTCGCGCTGTTCGACGTTAGATTCCAGACATCGTCGCTACGTGGATGAAAGACTGGACAGACAGGCTTCGGAGACTTGTAGTCAGAAAAAGGAGCATAAAGCAGCCAACACGATTGCCATCGTGATTGGAGCGTTCATACTTTTGGTATACCCTCGGATTATTCTCATCTTGTACCATTTCGCCGCACCAGAAACAGCAGCCAGCAAACACGCTCGCTTCTGGATTCGCATTTTATTGTACAGTAACTCTGTGGTAAATCCCGTTTTGTACGCGTGGAGACACAAGGAATTCAAACGAGAATTCCAGAAGATTTTTCGCAAGTGCTGGCGCTTTTGCTTGTGTCACAAATGGGTGTATTTGAAAAGGTTCTCTTTGAACAACACTTTTTCCACAACAACACTTGGATCACGAAACATGGAATTACCCAACGATGGAGGCAGCGAACAAAACAGTGGCCCCCTAAAAGAGAATTGCTTGTAAATAATTGTACCTAGCTCAGTTAGCGCCCAAATGTCTAAGATTGCTTTTTTAGCTGTCTACACTTGACTGTTTCTGGGTAAATTTGTTAAGAAGGCCGTCGAGATGTCAGCGTTTAAAGTACCTGGCATGGTGATTCGGCTATTGTCAATCTGACGGCTGcgtaaattaaaaacaaacaaagcagtTGTCAGGGCTTTCAGTTTTGCAACGCTGCCGTGGAAAAGTAGATTGTCTTATATGGCAGGGTACTTTCCTAGATTTCAGTTCCACCGGGCGACAgaataaaaactattttaaagGTATCAGGTGGCtgcatatttaacaaataaaaaaatggcTTTGGACAACACATCCCGTTCTTGATATTACGACACTGTGATCATCTGAGGTGTCACCTGTTTAAACATTTCCAGAAGCCTAACGAGTTTTTCACACCTTGATTACCATTACAAAATGAGCTTTGTGAAGCCAGGCAGAAAGCAATTTTAAACTGCTCGACCAAATGACGAATTCCTTCAACATCTACTACAAGACTAGCAACACATGAATATGTACAAAGACCAGCAACGCCAGAAATGTTTGTTAAAGGAGCTACCCCGTTAGTAAGTAACCgcaaaaaggccctttttgACTTGTTTCACTTTAAAATTGGACCATTCTTTTGCGTTTAACCAATTTTGCCGTGCATTAAGCTAAATAAGTAGACATCCAAGAATATGCCATTAGTCGACTTTCATTAGTGCTGATTAGTTGATCAGTGGTAATTAATTCCCATTAAAATGTAACGCAACACcatattttgaaagaaaatgtctAATTTATGTCTTTCtttgcattttatttaaaactgtgGAAAAGAAAGTTCAAGTGTAATACATCATACAACTCCTCTGGAAATTTgagtaaaatatcttgaaaattgacaaaattatGGTTGAAAACTTTCATATTGGCGAAGACCATAGGCTAATATTGGACCAATATTAAATGGCAAAGCTAAGTAAAATTTCCATTGTCTTGGCGGCAAATACGTCATCGGTCGAATTGGAACGATATTTGCCAGGTCCGTCTCCAGAGGGTTAAACATTTAACCGTAAGTACACGACTAACCGATAAATTTACTGTCCATGTCAACTGTTTCCTTTGCGTTACTGAAGTATTCGTCGTTTGAGCGAATGATTTGAACTCTGGAAGATGGCAGCTAATGACCTCGTTTTTACCTTTTAGTTTTTAGCTCTGAGGGTAAACTTCTCGAAGGTTGCCTTGGTACTACTTATTTGAATTTCTACATGGTCACAATGCGTGAGCCCTTACACAAGTTCTGCCATTTATTAAacaaactgacgtcaatttttatgtgtctgtactcttattgatgataaattgcgtcataacattgtcaaagtggcTGTGGAACCACGCACCGCAGGCAAGCGGTTCCGCAGTAAACTGACattgagtttttttttacaacaacaacaagacccCAAAATGATCAAATTCAGGGAATAAATGAGGGAAAAAGTAAGCTTGAATGTTATTCAAAATGACGCGAACATGTTCAATAAGCTTTTCTCGCTTTATGATTTGCtacttaaaaaaattacattaaatctcattggttaaaaagttgacagtttgAGAGCTGAAAGCTTGCATAAATTAAAGAGAGGCCGCGCTTCTTTTGGTCAGCACCAAGAATCGCGACCTCTGGCCAGGTCCAATACCGAAAGTCCGCGATTCACGGACTTCCCGTCACTCTGCGCATGCTCAGAGTCAAGTCTGACAAATCTGATTAGTTCTGGTCTCAATCTATTGTGTTTACAAAGCcattcaaaatcaaaatgtcgttgGACCGGACAGGAGGTCGCGATTCTTGGTGCTGACCAAAAGGAGCGCGACCTCTGAGGACGAGAATGATCCTTGAGGAGAAACATCGTAGcgttctgagcatgcgcatgcaggTTGTCCTCTCTTTTCTCCAGCCTGGGTTCCAACATCAGTGACAACATCGTTCATGTTGTAAGTAATAACACCCCGGGCGTAGCCATTTCGTGACAAAAGATTCTTAAGATCATCCAGGGCAGACTGCAACAAAAAGGATGGGGAACAGATGCGGAGACAGCGACCTATCTCCACCAACCAGTTTACAGTAATGGGTTCTTTTAGTTTTGCAGAATGGGCCAAGTCAGCAATGAGTTCGTGTGCTCCTTTGATGCCAGTTCGTTGTTCACCAACGTTCCGCTTGATGAGACAATACAGATATGCCTAGACAAATTATATGCCTTGTCTAATCCACCCAAGTTACCTCGCACTGTTTTGAAAAATCTACTTGTTTTTGCCACAAagagaagccattttgtttttgatggcCAGTACTATGATCAGGTTGACGGAGTTGCCATGGGCTCTCCTTTAGGCCCGGTTTTAGCAAATATCTTCATGTGTCATTTTGAGGAGACGTGGGTAATGAATAGCAGTGATTGTCCTGTACTGTTTGGTTTAGTTACGTCGATGACACTTACCTTATTTCGCAATAAAGGCACAGGTATCAAATTTCTTCATTATCTGAACAGCCGGCATAACAACATTCAATTTACtgttgaatttgaaaacaaCCAAGGAATTCCTTTCCTTGATGTTTCAGTCAAACGCCATGATAACAACCCCTTCTCAACATCCATTTACCGCAAGAAAACTTTCACTGGACTTTATACCAAATGGGACTCATTCACACCTCGAGAGTACAAGATTAATCTCATCCGAACTCTCACTTATCGCTGTCTCCGCATCAGTGACAAACTCTTTTAAAGGTTTGTGTGCCATTGCTTGTTCTtgcacattttgacgtcatctgtgatctattactgaacagacgcacggcagctgggaatttatttgttaaataaaagtCGAAGACATTTTTGCTGAGTGCGAAGGCCTAGGTACGAGTTCGCGGTACATGTAGGTGTTACACTGGTGACAGTTGGTCTGATTACCGGTCAGCCACTAACGATCGAACTCGCCACAAGAAACTACCTCGCCACTAATTAAGCGAAGTCTCCTCGCCACCGATAATCTTATAACATTAAACCACAAGCAGAACAGACTAAAATTGGTTTTACATTGTTTAGCTGTATATATAGTGCAGACGGTTCGTGTTACGTTGAACGATGTTTTGAACCAGCGGTGGCCACAAGAAATTAGGTTGCTTTGTCTCATCTTTTAAACGACTGGAAAAAAAGTTATGGAGGCAATACGTTGCCCATTTCAACAATGCAAGAGATTACTGCATAAtcataacaagaaagtaacaaaACATGCTGACCATAAGAACCAACAACGACATGGAGGGATGGCACCACAGCCTCAAACCGCCTGTTTCGCATCACGGATCAGGGTACTACTTGAATTGAAGACacacctggggcccgtttctcgaaagccccggaaacttttcgggcccgtaaagccATTTTTAGTTCATTTGTATCTAAAAACGGAGAAGTGTATGCGCCTGAAACTTCTTGTATGAAGAGAACCTTTGTTCAAATTACGAATATGTGAATAAAACAGCTCTGTAAGCGCAAGGTTTGAGATTTTGCTATggctttacgggcccgaaaagtttcagggactttcgagaaacgggccccatggccgggttgttcgaaagccgctTAACGTTAACCCAGGATTAAACGTTATCTGAAgcattattttttctcgtttaaaaatgtttttcagtcGGCTCTAAAGTTTGGTGTAGTTTGAGATTACTGTAGCTCAAAACGGAAgggcaaacaatataaacagaaaacttcaccaaaaagttacaaaactgaaatcaaaattctcgctaaccctgggttagcttaattgggccttgaacaacccggccctgAAATAACGTCCACGGGATCTACCAGTAGTTTTGAACTGGTTTAATTAGCACAAGCTACTAGTCAACTCGAAGTAAAGGCATACTTGTGGGTCTATTATAGCAACTTTAAAATCAGATCtaatcaaaaaacaaaaacagcaaaaaacgTTCTCTTACATATTGTCGATATACTCACAATTCTCTAAAGGCTGGTTTTCATTAGCGACGGAGTCGTAGTCGGAATCGTAATCAGAAGCGTAGAGCGATACGATCAAGTGAAAATCAAACCGACGGAGTCGGAAGCAGAACACTGATTCTGCTTATGACTCCGTCGCTTATGATCAAGTGAAAACTGCATTGTCGGAGTCGCAAGCTGAAGCGGAAGAATAAACCAATGACAATATTCAATTCCGGGCCTTGCAATTGGCTGGTTCTTCCGTTTTTGCTTCCGACTCTGACAACCGTCGTGAACGGAATCGGAAGAAATGGAAACGTTCCGATTCTTCCGACTCCGATTCCGTCGAGCTCATGACTCCGCTTACGACTCCGATTTTCGATTTTCACTAGGTCATAAGGTCTCTCACGACTCCGACTACGACCATCCCTAGGCGTAATCCCGTTTAATTTTAAGAAGCGCTTTTTTCCTAATTTTGTACAAAAGACACAAGCACACTGTTTCTGATGAAAGGAGTTTTTTCTTCTGATCTCTCGATGACCTATACTCGCACCAATCCATGAACGAGAGCcataatctgattggctactgAAGCAAAAAAAGGGGGGAATCTCGCATCAGTTTGGTTTTATTACTAAGAGAAATAAACATAATGTAAACAAAACTCTCAAAGAAGTGCAAAACACCGCGCCCACCTGCCCTATGGCCTGTTAGTGGAGCTCAGTGCTGTATCAAGAAACTAGGCTCGTATCGATCCAGAAGCAACTGGTGTCCTGACGGCAAGCTTTCCTGCATCCTGAGGAGAAATTACCGGTGCTTGTGGGAGAACTGCAACAGCAGGGCCCGTGGAGCGGATTTTCAAGTGGGGGCTAGTGCGAACGCGTTAGCGTGAGCCAactaggggggtccgggggccTGCTCCCccgagaaaatttgaaaataaagtcTTCTGAAATGGCTAGAAATGGATCTAAAACTGCCAAAAgtgaagttaatttttaattcttaTAAAACAACGAGTAACAAACTGGCCTTCACGTTTGACCTTTGCGGTCTGCATTTCGCCGTGCTTTCTGATAAACTGGATTAGGAGGccacacaaagaaaaaaataatttttattgtgtcAATAAATCAGTGTACGTTCTATTGTTGTGGCGTTTTTATTACTTCTCAAAGAGCTTAAATCCCAATATGTCTGTTTAAGTTGGGGGCCAAAGACTTATCATTTAGTAAATGTTGCTTTGGCCCCAAAGCCTAGATACTATCAAGAAAAAGTGAGCATTTGTTTCAGTACCAGTGCTCACAGTATTTGTTAACCTTTCCACTCCACAGTGTCAGATAtgaaaattgaagaaaattgctgattttattttgctaaataatgaaaaatgaaaattttaatgcAATCTATTGAAAGATTTCATTGAAATGCACAATCTCAGTagttaaaacaacatttttctcTGTAAAATTGAATCTGGgtgtgaaagggttaagcaatGCATTATTTTGGTCAGTACATGTATCTAAGGCAGTGGTGAATATTACAACAAGGGTTTAGAAGTATAACATTTGGTGGTATGAAATACTTTTTCTCTTTCAAAAGACATATGGATGATACAAAACTTGCATCCCTACATAAATACAGTatattcaatcaatcaatcagtctttatttgtactcactcttgctcaaaaaaaaattacaacaatgaaaatattaaaagtaaACATTACAGTACTAGCTGCCTGGAATAACCTAGAATAACCATATATTATTAAGATGATGCCAGTAAAATTCCTTATTTCTGTACAATGATCTATGTAATTGCCTTAAAACATTAAGAGAAAGACAGTATTTAGCCCTGTATACATCTTTTCATGTATGACCTCATTATTCATTCAAAGGAGTATTTACAGCCCTCTATGAGATCTTGAACATGTTTTTGCACAGCAATACATATATTATTATTCGGGTACAAATGTTGTCTTTCTCTTTTTGCTTCGGGTTTCAAGAAGTTCCCTTTCCCAGTAATCTTTGTTGGTTTTGCTGTATGGTCTTTTTGCTCGTTCTGACCTTTGCTCATTGTCTAGCCTCAACTTTCAACACGTCAGATGCTGACGAAGTACTATATTTCTAGcataatcattgttttttttctacaCCTTGGCCAGTAAATATTTTTACAGAATTGTCAGTGACTCTTTAGAAACTTTGGAATGTGATACACCATGGCATGCATGTAGGGTGTTATCTTTGGGCCTTTTCataaccttttctttttccccTTAATGAAATGAAAAGATTAACCCAActttttgccttttcaaaaAACTGATTAATTTCTTCATCTGAAGGATTACCAGTACCAATTAATGGGTACAGATCTCTAAATTGCTCCCATAATTTTGTTACTATTCCTGAAGTTGTGGGATACAATACATTTGAAAGTTTGCTTGGAAGTTCTCTAAGTAGTTGTTCTTTGTCATTTCCAAGTAAACTAGTAAAATCAAAAGACCCAGACCCCTTTCCATCAGCATTTGACTTCTCCCAGATGTCAAAGCTTACCCCACATGAACGTATAACAGACTGAAGTTTATCCCGATGAATACCTTTCTTTTCCCCCCTTTTCTTACGAGCATCCTCAGTTTTGTCCCATTCAAGCACTTCCTCTAAAAGATTGGTCAATAACACGTCAACTACTCGAAGTAATAGATGTAGCTCATCTAATATGACATTATCAGTTTCTATAGTTAGGAGAGGCTCATGCTCACAACAAAAGTTGTCCTTGTGTTTTTTTGGATAGTGCTACCATTTCTTCAAGTGATCTTTCCATTGGTGGGGAGTTGTAATATAAAAGGTCAAATGACATGTCCCATCTATTATCTTTGTGTATCTTACACCAAGCACATGCATAGTACGAGATTGCTCCTTTCAGACCTAGAATAATTAAAATAGGCCCGCAATGCGTGCGTGTAGCTACTGCGTTCTTGTTTTGCATCAAAACCAAGCGAACATCGAACGCGCGTTCGTAACGCGAAGAGTTAAACGCGCGCACGCGTTTTGCCGCGTTAGACTGCGTTTGGACTTAACGTTATAACGCGTTGAAGTGAACGTATTAGTATGTATAAACCTGATTATTGTTCGCTTCTTTTGTTGCTGTGTGAAAGGAAGTTAACGACTTTTTCAAACATAACACTTACTTATAACACGAATAAAATGATATACTTTTCGAAAAAGCAGCACATTTAAAAAAAGGGCGCTTTCAAACGGCGCTGTAAATGACAACACCGGGAATTTATCGTGTCTATGAGACCTGGCAGCCGGGAACCGAAGTATCAGGAAATATATACCCAGCAAATTATTACAGAATTTCAACAGAAAAAGTAAGCTTTACACTGTAAGTCATTCATTCGCGGAAATATGTTCTGCGGCTTcgaataaaacaatattataaGAAGTAGTCTGAATAGCGGGGTCGGGGCTGGGGTCGGGGCCGGGGTCGGGGCCGGGGTCGGGGTCGGGGTCGGGGTCGGGGTCGGGGTCGGGGTCtctttttttatatattttttatgtcttttttttttttcttttaacccaAATTCTGatttttttgcaatttgcatCAGCTGTGTATCGTTGCAATATTTTCAgatataaagaaaataaaaaaaatgtggtGGAGCTCATTTTTACGCATCATCCCAAACAGTCGCGTCACATTTCAGTCAAGACAGTCGAATATAGAAGCCGCAAATTTCTTTTCTAGTTCAACACCGATTTCTGCAAAAGAAGGCCATAAGTAAGTCGAGTCAGTGGAAAATTAAGCTGAAGGTGACGGTTGAACTTACCATGAACACACCGGTTGCCTTCGGCAAGTATCTGAAGTTTGTGATAACGCACAGtgcagggctcgagactaacttttcagcttgctagccgaGTGACAGGCTTGATTCAGTAgccaaaccaaattttttttcactagCCAGATACTCTAAAATCCATCATCGCATcaagtcaataataataatacactaCAGAGGAGGCCACCGTCACTATGAGTGGTTTTCAGGAGGGTCCTctataaaattaaaatacaaactTCAAAAGctaaaataacaattaaaatacaCTTTTCGAACAACTgcgaatttttttaattttttcaaagcgTACGTGACCTCCAGATGCTGTGAGCATGAAACATGATCGCTAGAGTTCCGCATCATTTCAATCATGACTAATCATTAgcggcaagcagttcatttgtcCATGCTAACTATGATTTGTCTCTCATTGCTTTTAACCATAGTTTAACTAAGGGAAAACAAGTCAATCattcttttgcattttagtaatttaaagttcttggTTTGGGCCCAGTATATTATATATGATATTTGGTACAGCCGATGTTTTCAATTCTGCACGCTTGGACTTAATTTCGCCGGTTTCTCAGGTCTAACCGAAGGCAGCCGGTGTGTTCATGGTAAGTTCAACCTTCACCTTCAGCTTAGGCCCTGTTTACAAGGAGGCAGGGTAACCCTACTGCCAGGGTAACCCTAGCAAGAGGGTTAAAAGATAGCCCGGGTTTACAAGCAAAATTTTCAGGTAGGGTAACCCTACTGCCCGAGACAACTTTACGCTTGTTACGCTTCGGTAACCTTGCAAGTAAAGCACGAACAGATAACAAAActggaaaataatttatttctaaaGCAAAATTATGACAAATTGTGAAAGAACTTGATGTTTTCTGGGTCATAATTCGCTGATTTTGTCGGTATTGTGATCATATTTTGCTTTTGGGAGCCAAAATAGAGTTAACCCGGGTGGGCGGGTTAACCCTACCTGGAGTGTTTACAAGGGAAAAAGTTAACCCGCTTGCTAGGGTAACCCTAGCACGCAGATAGGGTAACCCGCCTACCCGGGTAACCATGGCCGCCTT
The nucleotide sequence above comes from Acropora muricata isolate sample 2 chromosome 12, ASM3666990v1, whole genome shotgun sequence. Encoded proteins:
- the LOC136893159 gene encoding alpha-1D adrenergic receptor-like translates to MEASNSTNINQEGSTAVLLASCVEITLCLLGTLGNSLTILVVFRNKSLQVVSNFLLASLAFADLLVSAILVPMRASQHMALYNGGTSIPKALVEIAGFVGRANIIASISSLAAMSIDRYVALSHPMLYLSSVKFANGKVSIVIALIWAVSIFVTCVPKFPGVSDVAFLVFFVAFVLLVTSIIVVTYYKIFKIVRKSILKQRAGGKMANNVVRLSRCSTLDSRHRRYVDERLDRQASETCSQKKEHKAANTIAIVIGAFILLVYPRIILILYHFAAPETAASKHARFWIRILLYSNSVVNPVLYAWRHKEFKREFQKIFRKCWRFCLCHKWVYLKRFSLNNTFSTTTLGSRNMELPNDGGSEQNSGPLKENCL
- the LOC136892829 gene encoding uncharacterized protein; this translates as MGQVSNEFVCSFDASSLFTNVPLDETIQICLDKLYALSNPPKLPRTVLKNLLVFATKRSHFVFDGQYYDQVDGVAMGSPLGPVLANIFMCHFEETWVMNSSDCPVLFGLVTSMTLTLFRNKGTGIKFLHYLNSRHNNIQFTVEFENNQGIPFLDVSVKRHDNNPFSTSIYRKKTFTGLYTKWDSFTPREYKINLIRTLTYRCLRISDKLF